A genomic stretch from Ureibacillus composti includes:
- a CDS encoding phage holin, translating to MNINWKVRLQHRQFWLSIISLLIILANQVGALLGYDITFISEQVEEILGTVLMIFVMAGIVVDPTTEGMSDSKQALTYKKPKSKK from the coding sequence TTGAATATTAACTGGAAAGTTCGATTACAACACCGTCAATTTTGGCTTTCTATCATTTCTTTGCTAATAATTTTGGCAAATCAAGTTGGAGCACTATTGGGGTATGACATTACCTTTATTAGTGAACAGGTTGAAGAAATTTTAGGAACAGTATTAATGATTTTTGTAATGGCAGGGATTGTTGTTGACCCTACAACTGAGGGGATGTCTGATAGTAAGCAGGCCTTGACCTATAAGAAACCAAAATCGAAAAAATAA
- the spo0A gene encoding sporulation transcription factor Spo0A, translated as MAKVKVAIADDNRDLVRTMEEYFEGHSEIEVVSTAPNGKLCLKMLEEHHPDVLLLDIIMPHLDGLGVLEAMYRDGQFSNTQVIMLTAFGQEDVMKQAVTYGASYFMLKPFEFDQLVQKILHCAGHKTEAPKRQSILQPEVSAKVNQRQLDTTITAIIKEIGVPAHIKGYSYLREAIQMVYYDIELLGSVTKILYPEIAKKFGTTPSRVERAIRHAIEVAWNRGNYESISQMFGYTVHHLKSKPTNSEFIAMIADKIRIELVAS; from the coding sequence TTGGCGAAAGTAAAAGTGGCAATTGCCGATGATAACAGAGATTTAGTGAGAACAATGGAGGAATATTTTGAAGGTCATTCTGAAATTGAAGTAGTAAGTACAGCTCCAAATGGTAAATTGTGTCTTAAAATGCTAGAAGAACATCACCCAGATGTTTTACTTTTGGATATTATCATGCCACATTTAGATGGCTTAGGTGTTTTAGAGGCAATGTATAGAGATGGTCAGTTCTCAAATACTCAAGTCATCATGTTAACTGCATTTGGACAAGAAGATGTCATGAAACAGGCTGTAACATATGGTGCATCATATTTTATGCTAAAGCCTTTTGAATTCGATCAATTAGTGCAAAAAATATTACATTGTGCTGGACATAAAACAGAAGCTCCAAAACGTCAAAGTATATTACAACCTGAAGTTTCAGCAAAAGTTAATCAACGTCAGCTAGACACGACAATTACTGCAATAATAAAAGAAATTGGTGTACCTGCACATATTAAGGGATATTCTTATTTAAGAGAAGCCATTCAAATGGTTTACTATGATATCGAATTATTGGGTTCGGTAACGAAAATTCTGTACCCAGAAATCGCTAAAAAATTTGGGACAACGCCTTCCCGTGTGGAACGTGCAATTCGACACGCAATAGAAGTTGCTTGGAATCGTGGAAACTATGAATCTATTTCACAAATGTTTGGTTACACAGTCCACCATTTAAAATCAAAACCAACAAACTCTGAGTTCATCGCGATGATCGCAGACAAAATTCGTATTGAACTTGTTGCTTCTTAA